One genomic window of Paenisporosarcina antarctica includes the following:
- a CDS encoding SDR family oxidoreductase produces MNHLQNKIALITGASSQRDMGSAICRKLASHGIDIFFTHWGSAPDWSENFQKEITELGVRCESMEIDLSDANAAYEINDTIAGKLGFPTILVNNAAHSTSDGYIELDAKTLDDHYKVNMRTTFLLCVEFARRYKELNLGTGRIINMTSGQGLGPMPGELAYVATKAAISAFTESLSVELAPIGITVNGVNPGPTDSTWMTGEIRENLLPKFKMGRIGLPEDAARLVAFLAGDDAKWITGQIINSEGGFYRS; encoded by the coding sequence GTGAATCATTTACAAAATAAAATTGCTCTTATTACTGGTGCAAGTAGTCAAAGAGATATGGGGTCGGCCATCTGCCGAAAATTAGCAAGCCATGGTATAGATATTTTCTTTACGCATTGGGGTTCTGCTCCGGATTGGTCCGAGAATTTTCAAAAAGAGATTACGGAATTAGGCGTACGCTGCGAAAGCATGGAAATTGATTTGTCTGATGCAAATGCAGCATATGAAATAAATGATACGATTGCAGGTAAATTAGGATTTCCTACAATTTTAGTTAATAATGCTGCGCATTCAACAAGTGATGGTTATATAGAGTTGGATGCTAAAACTCTCGATGATCACTATAAAGTCAATATGAGGACAACTTTTCTTCTGTGTGTAGAATTCGCTCGTCGCTATAAGGAATTGAATCTAGGGACAGGAAGAATCATTAATATGACTTCAGGCCAAGGGTTAGGTCCAATGCCTGGTGAATTAGCTTATGTTGCTACTAAAGCTGCGATTTCAGCTTTTACCGAGTCTTTGTCAGTAGAACTTGCCCCAATAGGAATTACAGTTAACGGTGTAAACCCAGGTCCCACAGATTCAACTTGGATGACAGGCGAAATAAGGGAGAATCTATTACCTAAATTTAAGATGGGGAGAATTGGGCTTCCTGAAGATGCCGCCCGACTAGTAGCTTTTCTTGCTGGCGACGATGCAAAATGGATAACTGGTCAAATTATTAATTCAGAGGGTGGGTTTTACCGCAGTTAG
- a CDS encoding malate synthase G, with amino-acid sequence MVNYVKESNLQVAPILYDFINSEALPGSGIEKELFWSGFSKLVHDLTPKNKELLAKREEIQHKISGWHIENKEFNLSKYKSFLEEIGYLEPEVDDFQITSESVDDEVAVQAGPQLVVPVNNARYAINAANARWSSLYDALYGTDVISQDGDSQTGDGYNPVRGEKVIQYAREFLDQAVPLVGSSHKDAVLYSIVDGKLSVTLVNGDQTGLKDEEKFSGYQGKSQSPSAILLKNNGIHFEIQVDSSHPIGKTDGAGVKDILLEAALTTIMDCEDSVTAVDAEDKVLVYRNWLGLMRGDLTAEFTKNKKLFKRTLNPDRSYSSPSGEEFTLSGRSLMFARNVGHLMTNNAILDHNGDEIQEGILDSVITSLLAKHSLLNNGVYQNSSKGSVYIVKPKMHGSEEVAFANQLFERVEDLLGMERNTLKIGVMDEERRTSLNLKNCIREVKDRVVFINTGFLDRTGDEMHTSMEAGPMIRKNEMKSSKWLQGYEKSNVITGLASGFQGRAQIGKGMWAMPDLMKNMLEQKVGHLQAGANTAWVPSPTAAAIHALHYHQVDVTKVQNELAKNSKENLRDDILTIPVEINPQWSAEEIQQELDNNAQGILGYVVRWVEQGIGCSTVPDINNVGLMEDRATLRISSQHMANWLHHGVCTNEQVVETLERMAKVVDEQNAGDSNYLPMAKDYEDSVAFQAASELVFQGYAQPSGYTEPILHRRRLEAKAKLAIKQ; translated from the coding sequence ATGGTAAACTATGTAAAAGAAAGTAATCTTCAAGTGGCGCCCATTCTCTATGATTTTATTAATTCAGAGGCTCTTCCAGGAAGCGGAATAGAAAAAGAGCTTTTCTGGTCCGGCTTTTCAAAGCTTGTCCATGACTTAACTCCAAAGAACAAAGAATTATTAGCTAAACGAGAAGAAATTCAACATAAAATAAGTGGATGGCATATTGAAAATAAAGAGTTTAATTTGAGCAAGTATAAATCATTTTTGGAAGAGATTGGCTATCTAGAACCAGAAGTAGATGATTTTCAGATTACGTCTGAATCTGTCGATGATGAAGTTGCTGTTCAAGCGGGACCTCAGCTAGTAGTTCCAGTAAATAATGCGCGTTATGCGATTAATGCAGCTAACGCTCGCTGGAGTAGCCTTTACGATGCCTTATATGGAACAGATGTCATCAGTCAAGATGGAGACTCACAAACCGGAGATGGCTATAATCCAGTTCGTGGTGAAAAGGTAATACAGTATGCAAGGGAATTTCTGGATCAAGCCGTCCCATTAGTAGGTTCTTCTCATAAAGACGCTGTGCTTTATAGCATCGTCGATGGAAAGTTGTCCGTTACTCTTGTCAATGGAGATCAAACTGGTTTGAAAGATGAGGAGAAATTTTCTGGCTATCAAGGAAAATCACAAAGTCCATCAGCTATTCTGTTAAAAAATAATGGCATACATTTTGAGATTCAGGTAGACAGCAGTCATCCGATTGGTAAAACGGATGGAGCGGGTGTTAAAGATATTTTATTGGAAGCAGCTTTAACAACAATCATGGATTGCGAAGACTCCGTAACAGCTGTTGACGCTGAAGATAAGGTGCTAGTGTATCGTAACTGGCTTGGATTAATGAGAGGCGATTTAACTGCCGAATTCACAAAAAATAAAAAATTGTTTAAGCGGACACTTAATCCTGATCGCAGCTACTCTTCTCCAAGCGGCGAAGAATTTACATTGTCAGGACGATCACTTATGTTTGCCCGAAATGTAGGTCATTTAATGACAAATAATGCAATTTTAGATCACAACGGTGATGAGATCCAGGAAGGCATTTTGGATAGTGTCATCACGAGCTTGCTTGCAAAGCATTCTTTATTAAACAATGGTGTATACCAAAACTCTTCTAAGGGTTCTGTATATATCGTCAAGCCTAAAATGCATGGTTCAGAAGAAGTAGCCTTTGCAAATCAGTTATTTGAGCGGGTTGAAGATTTACTTGGGATGGAAAGAAATACCCTTAAAATTGGTGTAATGGATGAAGAACGACGAACTTCGTTGAACTTAAAGAATTGTATTCGTGAGGTAAAAGACCGAGTTGTGTTTATTAATACCGGGTTCTTAGATCGAACGGGCGATGAAATGCATACATCGATGGAAGCAGGTCCAATGATTCGTAAAAACGAAATGAAATCTTCTAAATGGCTACAGGGCTATGAAAAATCGAATGTAATTACGGGTCTCGCTAGTGGTTTTCAAGGCCGTGCCCAAATTGGTAAAGGAATGTGGGCAATGCCGGACCTGATGAAAAATATGCTAGAGCAAAAAGTAGGACACTTACAAGCAGGTGCAAACACTGCATGGGTTCCATCTCCCACTGCCGCAGCGATACACGCTCTGCATTATCACCAAGTGGACGTAACAAAGGTACAAAATGAGCTTGCGAAAAATTCAAAAGAAAATCTACGAGATGATATTTTGACTATTCCAGTTGAAATAAACCCTCAATGGAGTGCTGAAGAAATTCAGCAAGAACTGGATAATAATGCTCAAGGTATCCTTGGTTATGTTGTTCGTTGGGTTGAGCAGGGAATTGGCTGTTCTACAGTGCCCGACATCAATAATGTAGGGCTAATGGAAGACCGAGCGACACTGCGTATTTCTAGCCAGCACATGGCAAACTGGTTGCACCACGGAGTTTGTACGAATGAACAGGTGGTGGAAACGTTAGAGCGGATGGCGAAAGTAGTGGATGAGCAAAACGCTGGAGACTCTAATTACCTGCCTATGGCTAAAGACTATGAAGATTCAGTAGCATTCCAGGCAGCTTCCGAACTTGTATTCCAAGGGTACGCACAGCCGAGTGGTTACACTGAGCCAATCTTGCATCGTCGACGTCTCGAAGCGAAAGCAAAATTAGCGATAAAACAATAA
- the lepB gene encoding signal peptidase I, translating into MEQTKKEKNEFWEWTKALLVAFALAGLIRYFLFTPIVVDGESMIPTLKDGDRMIVNKIGYYIGEPNRYDIVVFHAPENKDYIKRIIGLPGDHVAYKNDQLYINGEPLDEPYLKSHKEDLSEGEGTFTEDFTLEESTEKTIIPEGYVFVMGDNRRNSKDSRIIGLISMDEMIGKTSVVFWPPNEIGLVK; encoded by the coding sequence ATGGAACAAACTAAAAAAGAGAAAAACGAGTTTTGGGAATGGACAAAAGCATTACTCGTTGCATTTGCGCTTGCCGGGCTAATTCGTTACTTTTTATTTACACCTATCGTAGTAGATGGCGAATCAATGATACCTACTCTTAAAGATGGTGACCGGATGATTGTTAATAAAATTGGCTACTACATAGGTGAACCAAACCGCTATGATATCGTTGTATTTCACGCACCTGAAAATAAAGATTACATTAAACGAATAATTGGATTGCCAGGCGATCATGTTGCCTATAAAAATGATCAGTTATATATAAATGGTGAACCGCTGGATGAACCTTACTTAAAATCTCATAAAGAAGATTTAAGCGAAGGTGAAGGTACTTTTACAGAGGATTTCACACTTGAAGAAAGTACTGAAAAGACCATCATTCCTGAAGGATACGTGTTTGTTATGGGGGATAATCGGCGAAATAGTAAAGACAGCCGCATTATTGGGTTGATTTCGATGGATGAAATGATAGGCAAAACTAGTGTTGTTTTTTGGCCACCCAATGAAATAGGTCTTGTTAAGTAA
- a CDS encoding VOC family protein, producing MRKYSKEVERDMEKIVSNLWFDEQAEEAVGFYVSVFKEAVVKNVSRYGETGRGEKGKVMTISYSLNGHDFMAINGGPHFSFTPAVSFSISCETQAEVDHYWDQLSEGGEPGQCGWLTDKYGVSWQVVPKILGQLMQDQNPEKAQRVTTAMLGMKKLDIAQLKQA from the coding sequence ATGCGTAAATATTCAAAGGAGGTTGAAAGGGATATGGAAAAAATTGTTTCGAATTTATGGTTTGATGAACAAGCTGAGGAAGCTGTGGGTTTTTATGTTTCTGTTTTTAAAGAGGCAGTGGTGAAGAATGTTTCGAGGTATGGAGAGACTGGTAGAGGTGAAAAGGGAAAAGTGATGACGATTTCTTATTCGTTGAATGGGCATGATTTTATGGCGATTAATGGGGGACCTCATTTCTCATTCACGCCGGCGGTTTCGTTTAGTATCAGTTGCGAGACACAAGCGGAAGTCGACCATTACTGGGATCAGCTTTCAGAAGGGGGAGAGCCTGGGCAATGTGGATGGCTGACGGACAAGTATGGTGTTTCGTGGCAGGTAGTTCCAAAGATATTAGGACAATTGATGCAAGATCAAAATCCGGAAAAAGCCCAACGTGTAACAACGGCAATGCTCGGAATGAAAAAGTTGGACATCGCACAGTTGAAACAGGCATAA
- a CDS encoding ice-binding family protein codes for MKNKSFKHLFSLLLVVSMVLHSFSLAFAATPTETSTDLAEPTDLVATSGDSQVNLTWSSVTGATYYNVYQSLDGLTYNLISTPATGTTATYDVTELTNGTLYYFKVSAANTVEESTYSTVISATPSVGPAPVNLGMAGNFAILSKSGISTVPNSSITGNIGVSPINSTAITGFSLTIDATNEFSESTQITGKAYASDYASPTPSNLTTAVSNMETAYSDAAGRAADYTELYTGDISGQTLTAGVYKWGTGVLINSDVTLHGGPNDVFIFQIAKGITQANGTKIILTGGAQAKNIFWQSSETVSIGTNSHFEGIVLGKTNITMGTNASINGRLFAQTAVTLIKSTVVAPSVEPVAHNYSIATTGNSTLELGQSASYSSQIFDNGIEVFDQSVQWSLRNQDDSTPTMGSITEVTGNSATVNVGSDSSYVNKYLILSATLTDDPSITIEKLIKIK; via the coding sequence TTGAAAAACAAATCATTTAAACATTTATTCTCACTTTTGTTAGTTGTAAGCATGGTATTACATTCATTTAGCTTAGCATTTGCTGCTACTCCGACAGAAACATCGACAGATCTCGCAGAACCAACAGACCTTGTTGCTACTTCTGGAGATTCACAAGTCAATTTAACTTGGTCGTCGGTTACAGGAGCTACCTATTATAATGTTTATCAATCACTAGACGGTTTAACTTATAATTTAATTAGCACTCCTGCTACAGGAACTACAGCAACTTATGATGTGACTGAACTAACAAATGGTACATTGTATTATTTCAAAGTATCTGCTGCAAACACAGTTGAGGAAAGTACTTATTCAACTGTTATAAGTGCAACTCCATCAGTTGGACCCGCTCCAGTCAACCTAGGGATGGCTGGCAATTTTGCTATTTTGTCAAAATCAGGAATTTCTACCGTGCCCAATTCTTCGATTACTGGAAATATAGGCGTTAGCCCAATTAATTCTACAGCCATTACTGGATTTTCTCTGACAATTGATGCTACTAATGAATTTTCAGAATCCACTCAAATTACTGGAAAGGCATACGCTTCAGACTATGCTTCTCCAACTCCGAGTAACCTTACTACAGCGGTAAGTAACATGGAAACAGCGTATAGTGATGCTGCTGGCAGAGCTGCCGATTATACAGAACTTTATACTGGAGACATTAGTGGTCAAACACTTACAGCTGGTGTTTACAAATGGGGCACCGGTGTTTTAATAAATTCGGATGTTACTCTCCATGGAGGACCAAACGATGTGTTTATTTTCCAAATAGCTAAAGGAATTACTCAAGCCAATGGCACAAAAATTATCCTAACGGGTGGAGCACAAGCCAAGAACATATTCTGGCAATCATCTGAAACCGTTTCGATTGGTACCAATTCACATTTTGAAGGAATCGTACTTGGTAAGACAAATATCACTATGGGCACTAATGCATCGATAAATGGCAGACTATTTGCACAGACTGCAGTCACTTTAATTAAAAGTACAGTTGTAGCTCCTTCAGTGGAACCTGTGGCACATAATTATTCTATTGCGACTACAGGAAACTCAACTTTAGAACTTGGGCAAAGCGCATCTTATAGCAGTCAAATATTTGATAATGGTATAGAAGTGTTTGACCAATCTGTCCAATGGAGTTTGAGAAATCAAGACGACTCTACACCAACCATGGGTAGTATCACTGAAGTCACAGGAAATAGTGCAACAGTAAACGTTGGCAGTGATTCTAGCTATGTAAATAAATACCTCATATTATCTGCCACTTTGACAGATGATCCAAGTATCACCATAGAAAAGTTAATCAAAATCAAATAA
- a CDS encoding DUF6933 domain-containing protein has translation MLTIQCTKKLGDYLKKDLQEKPHADQDLFYSWHSHLFLLNRKKYIVVMNSKTRYHFVLGPLFAKDLKGLDEMICVGIRENLATDDVTANQIEQYMQHAEVLSYLKTSERAIIGQMNEAILFINSWFEHKATLDLFKLNRKLNKFVMLKLPLTYSGRTMVKEMDNQYS, from the coding sequence ATGTTAACGATTCAATGCACGAAGAAGCTAGGGGATTATTTGAAGAAGGATTTACAGGAGAAACCACATGCCGATCAGGATTTATTCTATTCATGGCATTCGCATTTGTTCCTCCTTAATCGTAAGAAGTACATAGTCGTGATGAACAGTAAGACACGCTATCATTTTGTGTTGGGTCCATTGTTTGCCAAGGACTTGAAAGGTTTGGACGAGATGATTTGTGTTGGAATCCGGGAAAATTTGGCTACAGACGATGTGACCGCGAATCAGATTGAGCAGTATATGCAGCATGCGGAAGTGCTCAGTTATTTGAAAACGAGTGAACGCGCCATTATTGGCCAGATGAATGAGGCGATCTTGTTTATTAATTCCTGGTTTGAGCATAAAGCTACTTTAGACCTATTTAAGTTGAATCGAAAATTAAATAAGTTTGTTATGTTGAAGCTCCCGCTGACTTATTCGGGTAGGACGATGGTTAAAGAGATGGACAATCAATATTCTTGA
- a CDS encoding FadR/GntR family transcriptional regulator, translated as MNVEKITTKKVSQTVAEEIEKLIEKGSFKAGEMLPSVRELCDLFGVGRSSVRDAITTLSGKGIVYVKQGEGTYICEFDPSKLFNYHLLLPSSKEIIELFQVRKILETGIAEKSAIHRSEQDLLKMEECIYNQSVNKWESDYQFHMAMAKSTGNEILIQFMQFISATTKKAMIDFHQYIQKNPDTVKQIDNQHLQIYEAIKERESAKAHRMMSEHLNFVEEEMLQSHILQQSSRK; from the coding sequence GTGAATGTTGAAAAGATTACTACAAAGAAAGTGTCTCAAACGGTTGCAGAAGAAATTGAAAAGCTAATTGAAAAGGGATCGTTTAAGGCTGGGGAGATGCTGCCATCAGTTCGTGAGCTTTGTGATTTGTTTGGGGTTGGACGTTCTTCTGTAAGAGATGCAATCACAACACTAAGTGGAAAAGGAATCGTGTACGTGAAGCAGGGAGAAGGAACGTATATTTGTGAGTTTGATCCGTCAAAATTATTTAACTATCATCTATTGCTTCCAAGCTCTAAAGAAATCATCGAGCTATTTCAAGTAAGAAAAATTTTAGAAACTGGAATAGCTGAAAAATCTGCAATTCACAGATCGGAGCAGGATTTGCTGAAGATGGAGGAGTGTATTTACAACCAATCAGTGAATAAATGGGAATCTGATTACCAATTTCATATGGCGATGGCTAAATCTACAGGTAATGAAATTTTAATACAGTTCATGCAATTTATCTCTGCCACGACCAAAAAAGCAATGATTGATTTTCATCAATACATACAGAAAAACCCTGACACGGTTAAACAGATAGATAACCAACATCTTCAAATCTATGAAGCAATTAAAGAAAGAGAATCGGCTAAAGCACATAGGATGATGAGCGAACATTTGAATTTTGTTGAAGAGGAGATGTTGCAAAGCCACATTTTGCAACAGTCATCGCGTAAATAG
- a CDS encoding FAD-binding oxidoreductase gives MAVKGIETKDKHINNLATIVGSARSILYHMEDLLAYECDGFTIHKHSPKAVVFPKDTQEVAKLVKYCSDNQLPFLARGAGTGLSGGATPLNGEVIISLVKMKKLLSVDLENRRAVVEPGYINLKLTNSISDKGYYYAPDPSSQSCCTIGGNVAENAGGAHCLKYGVTTNHILGLEVVLPNGEIIELGENGIPDAPGYDLLGLLTGSEGTLGIVTKITVRILKNPEGKKTVLAYFDSVADGSQAVSDIISAGIVPAALEMMDKTAIEGVEAAAFPVGHPKDIEAVLLIEVDGISAGIDEQINQILEVCTNRNVREVRAAKDEEERASWWANRKTGFGAMGAISPDYLVQDGVIPRSKLPEVLNKINQISKESGLRIANIFHAGDGNLHPLVLFDARVAGQTEKAIEAGSACLQACADVGGTITGEHGVGIEKREEMRFVFKDEEIIAQTNIREVFNPHNLLNAGKLFPTPGRCGEVKRVMKEAVFS, from the coding sequence TTGGCAGTAAAAGGGATTGAAACAAAGGATAAACATATAAATAATCTAGCCACTATTGTTGGAAGTGCACGTTCTATTCTATATCATATGGAAGATTTGCTAGCGTATGAATGCGATGGGTTTACCATTCATAAGCATTCACCTAAAGCAGTGGTGTTCCCAAAAGATACACAGGAAGTGGCCAAGCTCGTAAAGTACTGTTCTGACAATCAGCTTCCTTTCCTTGCCCGCGGAGCAGGTACGGGTCTTAGTGGAGGAGCAACTCCACTAAATGGAGAGGTTATTATTAGCTTAGTCAAAATGAAGAAGCTGTTAAGTGTGGATTTAGAGAACAGGCGCGCAGTCGTGGAGCCAGGTTACATCAACCTTAAGTTAACAAACTCAATCTCTGACAAAGGGTATTATTATGCACCAGATCCTTCAAGCCAATCTTGCTGCACAATTGGTGGGAACGTAGCCGAGAATGCAGGCGGAGCGCACTGTCTCAAATATGGAGTTACAACAAACCATATTCTTGGATTAGAAGTTGTCTTGCCGAATGGAGAAATTATCGAATTAGGGGAGAATGGAATCCCTGATGCGCCAGGCTACGATTTACTTGGTCTCCTAACGGGTTCGGAAGGTACTTTGGGGATTGTCACTAAAATAACCGTGCGCATTTTGAAAAATCCTGAAGGCAAGAAAACAGTGCTTGCTTATTTTGATAGTGTTGCCGATGGAAGTCAGGCGGTGTCTGATATTATCTCAGCAGGCATAGTTCCTGCAGCTCTTGAAATGATGGATAAAACAGCAATCGAGGGTGTTGAAGCAGCCGCCTTTCCTGTTGGGCATCCTAAGGACATCGAGGCAGTTTTGCTGATAGAAGTGGATGGAATTTCAGCAGGGATTGATGAGCAAATTAATCAAATCCTCGAAGTTTGCACGAACAGAAACGTTCGTGAAGTAAGAGCAGCTAAGGATGAAGAGGAAAGAGCGAGCTGGTGGGCAAATCGAAAAACTGGATTTGGCGCAATGGGCGCGATTTCACCGGATTATTTAGTACAAGATGGCGTTATTCCTAGAAGTAAACTGCCTGAAGTGTTAAACAAAATCAATCAAATTAGTAAAGAATCAGGTCTACGTATTGCTAATATTTTTCATGCTGGCGATGGCAACCTTCATCCGCTTGTATTATTTGATGCTAGGGTTGCAGGACAAACTGAAAAGGCAATCGAGGCAGGAAGTGCTTGTCTACAAGCATGTGCCGATGTTGGTGGAACGATTACTGGTGAGCATGGAGTTGGAATCGAGAAAAGAGAAGAAATGCGTTTTGTATTCAAGGATGAAGAAATTATCGCACAGACAAATATCCGAGAAGTGTTCAACCCACATAATCTATTAAATGCTGGAAAATTATTCCCTACACCAGGACGCTGTGGGGAAGTTAAGAGAGTGATGAAAGAAGCGGTCTTTTCTTAA
- a CDS encoding FAD-binding oxidoreductase: MLNVTDLLTDLKSIISEEQIKGGEDVNHPLGNGGQVTVYPTSEEEIAAILKYANTHGKKISVMGGGTKRGFGGLTESADILLSMVNHKGIVEHEVGDMTLTVKAGTPFKQLQEYLAIHKQQISLDPAWPEFATIGGIIVANESGPKRLGYGSSRDVVIGLRNIYPDGSIIRSGGKVVKNVAGYDMNKIFIGAMGTLGVVSEVTVKLRPLAKFESLILLYFPKGNLDEIRTFSKSLLDSTMEPVTLELLSPSLAEKLTGQFTYTLAMSFEDVESSVHYQEEFVKSMQPSDTNMSILSQQQAHIFWNQFYTICPNGADVLSGKKIEAALKIGVVNFDVLQVIKESELLKNPFDLMVEAHGGLGHGLCQVNLIGSSDDIVLAIHHLREVVTKLGGYVVVKHLPLTLRQKVDVWGDKPSYLFLLEGIKSKVDPNKILNPKRFVGGI; this comes from the coding sequence ATTTTGAACGTTACAGATCTTTTAACAGACTTGAAATCAATTATTTCTGAGGAACAAATTAAAGGTGGAGAAGATGTAAATCATCCACTTGGTAACGGGGGGCAGGTTACCGTTTATCCAACTTCAGAAGAAGAGATTGCGGCTATCTTAAAGTACGCCAACACTCATGGGAAAAAAATATCAGTGATGGGTGGAGGAACGAAAAGAGGATTTGGTGGCTTAACTGAATCTGCTGATATCCTTCTCTCAATGGTCAATCATAAAGGAATTGTCGAGCATGAAGTAGGTGACATGACCCTGACCGTCAAGGCCGGAACACCCTTTAAACAACTGCAAGAATACTTAGCGATCCACAAGCAACAAATATCACTAGATCCTGCGTGGCCTGAGTTTGCCACGATTGGAGGAATCATTGTAGCAAATGAAAGCGGTCCCAAACGGCTTGGATATGGTTCTTCCCGGGATGTAGTAATTGGACTTAGAAATATATATCCAGATGGCAGTATCATTCGTTCAGGTGGTAAAGTCGTGAAAAATGTTGCTGGTTATGATATGAACAAAATTTTTATCGGTGCAATGGGAACACTTGGAGTTGTTTCAGAGGTAACTGTAAAGCTTCGTCCGCTCGCAAAATTTGAAAGTCTTATTCTACTATATTTCCCAAAAGGAAATCTTGATGAGATCAGAACATTTTCAAAAAGTCTATTAGATTCAACGATGGAACCAGTCACTCTAGAACTATTAAGCCCTTCTTTAGCAGAAAAGCTAACTGGTCAATTTACTTATACATTAGCAATGAGTTTTGAGGATGTTGAAAGTTCGGTCCATTATCAAGAAGAATTTGTCAAAAGTATGCAGCCTTCCGATACAAATATGAGCATTCTTTCCCAACAACAAGCCCACATATTTTGGAATCAGTTTTACACAATCTGTCCAAACGGTGCCGACGTACTTTCAGGAAAGAAAATTGAGGCAGCTTTGAAAATTGGGGTAGTTAACTTCGATGTTCTTCAGGTGATAAAAGAAAGCGAGCTCTTAAAGAATCCTTTCGATTTAATGGTGGAGGCGCATGGGGGACTTGGTCATGGATTATGCCAAGTAAATCTAATAGGTTCTAGCGATGATATCGTACTAGCCATTCATCACCTACGAGAAGTTGTTACTAAGCTTGGTGGTTACGTGGTTGTGAAGCATTTGCCTTTAACTCTCCGTCAGAAAGTGGATGTTTGGGGGGATAAACCTTCCTATTTGTTTTTACTAGAAGGAATTAAATCAAAGGTTGATCCAAACAAGATTCTTAATCCTAAACGATTCGTTGGAGGGATATAA
- a CDS encoding (Fe-S)-binding protein: MSVQELDLLKVPACQTDKSLSLSNYLWRDKPDENKWADCTHCGMCLESCPTYELTGQEQHSPRGRVHLIKSVAEGKMEVNKQFANSVFACLDCRACTTACPANVDVGGLIEEARGQIRQAMPLTGMKGVVSKFFLQGLFPHQNRLNTLGSFLRFYQKSGIQKIVRKTKLIKVMPKHLVEMEAIMPKVNQSVREKYKNQSVVKAKGESKNEVALLTGCVMDVMFSDINESTINVLTRNGNDVKIPQNQTCCGALHVHAGDRDTGRKLAKQNIEAFKDSGKIIVNAAGCGCMLKEYAELFREEEPEWHEKAQVFSAKVEDITKYLHDTGYEKPKAQLNKRITYHDACHLAHGQGVRQEPRDILLNIPGVEMVHMPNADRCCGSAGIYNITNPEMAGDVLENKMKNVPEDVEMISMGNPGCMLQMAMGVEKYGRNQKVVHTIQLLDWAYQKEDGLEGGENWQ; the protein is encoded by the coding sequence ATGAGTGTACAAGAACTTGATTTACTAAAAGTTCCAGCATGTCAAACAGACAAAAGTTTAAGTTTAAGCAACTATCTTTGGAGAGATAAACCAGACGAAAATAAATGGGCAGACTGTACCCATTGTGGAATGTGTTTGGAATCTTGCCCTACCTATGAACTCACCGGACAGGAGCAACATTCTCCGCGTGGACGTGTCCATCTCATTAAATCAGTGGCGGAAGGGAAGATGGAAGTAAATAAGCAATTTGCGAATTCTGTTTTTGCTTGTCTTGACTGTCGCGCATGTACAACGGCTTGCCCTGCAAATGTCGATGTAGGTGGATTGATTGAAGAGGCACGCGGTCAAATTCGTCAGGCGATGCCATTAACAGGCATGAAAGGTGTAGTAAGTAAATTCTTTCTTCAGGGCCTGTTTCCTCATCAAAATCGACTAAATACACTCGGTAGCTTTCTGAGGTTTTATCAAAAAAGTGGCATTCAAAAAATTGTTCGAAAAACAAAGCTGATTAAAGTTATGCCTAAGCATTTGGTCGAAATGGAAGCGATCATGCCAAAAGTAAACCAATCAGTTCGTGAAAAATATAAAAATCAAAGTGTTGTTAAAGCTAAGGGTGAAAGTAAGAACGAAGTGGCATTATTAACTGGTTGTGTAATGGATGTCATGTTTAGTGATATTAATGAATCGACGATCAATGTCTTAACACGCAACGGAAATGATGTAAAAATTCCGCAAAACCAAACATGCTGTGGTGCACTTCACGTTCATGCTGGAGACCGTGACACAGGAAGAAAACTTGCGAAGCAGAATATAGAAGCATTCAAAGATTCAGGGAAAATAATTGTGAATGCTGCTGGATGTGGCTGCATGTTGAAGGAATATGCAGAACTGTTCAGGGAAGAAGAACCAGAATGGCATGAAAAAGCCCAAGTTTTTTCAGCAAAAGTAGAAGACATTACTAAATACCTTCATGACACGGGTTATGAAAAACCAAAAGCACAACTAAACAAACGTATTACCTACCACGATGCTTGTCATTTAGCACATGGTCAAGGTGTACGTCAGGAACCGCGGGACATTCTCCTAAATATTCCAGGTGTCGAAATGGTCCATATGCCAAACGCAGATCGATGCTGTGGAAGTGCTGGTATTTACAACATTACGAATCCGGAAATGGCAGGAGATGTCCTGGAAAATAAGATGAAGAATGTCCCTGAAGATGTCGAGATGATTTCAATGGGAAATCCCGGTTGCATGCTACAGATGGCAATGGGCGTAGAGAAGTACGGAAGAAATCAAAAAGTAGTTCATACAATTCAACTATTGGATTGGGCGTATCAAAAAGAGGATGGTTTAGAGGGGGGAGAGAATTGGCAGTAA